From the Methanobrevibacter sp. genome, the window TATGATGAGCTTTCAAATCTTATAACAGATAACAATCCAATTACTGGCAATTGCGTTTTGGAAATCCTTAAAAAGTATTCATCAACCATATCCGTTTTTGACATGATGGAATTCACATCCCATGTAATGGAAGAAAACAAGTATGTTCAGGAAAGCTACAGAGAGGAAGGGCAAAAATCCTATATAGAATCATTCCTATTGCGCATCAAAGACATTATGAATGACAATAATGATTATGGGGAAAAAATCGACCAAGACCCCTTTGGTGATGCGGTTGAAACTTTAAAAAACCACTATCAAACCGGAATTCACAACAGCAAGCCAAAACCCCTATTGATTTTTGAGATTGCATCCATTTATTCCACATTCATTTTAAAAGAACCAATACATAAAGTGGGAACAGTATTTCCCGGATCTCTGAAAGTTGAAAAGGAAAATGATAAATTTCTATGCCCTGTAAAAGATGCTAATATCGACACTCCAAATGCTGTGTGCAACATCTGCCTTGCAGAACAGCTTGACTTCTGAATTAAAATATTCAGTTCCAATATCTGAAATTCAATATTAAAGGAGAATCACGTATGGACAATATGAAAATTATCAAAACACGAAAAAGCGTCAGAACATTCAACGGAGAAAAAATCACTCCCGAAGATAAGGAAAAACTTCTAAATTACACAAAAACAATTGAAAACCCATATAATATTCCAGTGGAGTTTATTCTATTGGACCGTGAAAAGGATAATCTCTCTTCACCGGTTATTGAAGGGGAAGACACATACATTGCCGCTAAAGTGCCACAGGTAAAGCATTGCGAAGAGGCCTACGGCTATTCATTTGAAAAATTAATATTGTATGCATGGAATCTTGGAATCGGAACAACATGGATTGGAGGAACACTGAACAGACCTCTTTTTGAAAAGGCGGCTGATACAAAGGATGATGAGTACATAATGATTGTAACACCAATCGGATATCCTTCAAAAACACAATCAGAAGTGGATGTGAAATTGCGTGAAAGCGTGGGCGGCGATGAAAGATTGCCGTCATCTAATTTATTTTTCGAAAATGATTTTAACACACCCTTAGACTCCATTGAGGATTGTCTTGATGCAGTTCGCTGGGCACCATCAGCAGCAAACAGACAGCCATGGAGGATAGTAAAAGAAAACAATAATTATCATTTCTATTTAGAGCATACTCCAGGTTATTCCTCAAGTATCGGTTGGGATGTTCAAAAGATTGATTTGGGAATTGCAATTTGCCATTTCATGTTTATTAAAGATGGAAAGTTTATCATTGATAAACCAGATATTAAAACTAACGAATTTACTGAATATATTGCAACAATATCATGTGGGAGTATTGATTAAAAATGAGTAAAAAAATAATTGCAGTCAATGCGGGACCTAGGAGAGGATGGAATACAGACACTTTAATTGATGAGGCCATTGAAGGTGCCAAGTCAGCCGGAGCGGAAGTTGAAAAATTCAACCTGTACAGATTGGAAAAATACACCGGTTGCATCTCATGTTTTGGATGCAAAAAAATCAAATATAAAGGACATTGCATACGCCGTGACGGCCTTACAGAAGTATTAGACGCCATACGTGAAGCAGACGGTTTAATAATCGGTTCACCAAATTACCTCGGCGATTTGACCGCTTCATTTAGAGCGCTTTTAGAAAGACTTGTCTTTCAGAATCTTACATATAATGCAGAAGTGCCGTGCTGCAACGAAAATCCGATTCCAACACTTCTTATCATGACAAGCAACGGCCCTGATGATTACTATACTGAACTGCTTGATAAATATAAAACCATATTCGAAATGTTTGTAGGGCCTGCCGAGTATTTCGTATCCGGTGAAACCCAGCAGATTAAAGATTACAGCAAAACAGATTGGGAATGGTATTTCAATGCCGAAGAAAGATATGAAAGGCATGAAAAAATATTTCCAAAAGAAAGAAAACAAGCTTTTGAGAAAGGAAAAGAATTAGTTTTATAAAAAAAGAAAGAATAAGTTAGGTAGTGTGACTACCTCTATTAAAATTTCTATTCTCCAGCAGGGCCGTTGATTAACAATTGGGTCAAGTAGTTTTCTTTTCCAATCATTTTGCATAAGTCTATTTGCTGTTCGCTCCAGTACATGTCTTCCTCTTCATCTTTGAGGTATACTTTCATTAAGTCATAGGTGGTTGCATCAAAGATTCCTGAATCCATCATTTCGTTTAAAAATGCAATTCCTTCAACGGATACCTGATAGTCTGCTTCGATGAATTCTATGATGTCTGTGTATACTGGTTTTGCTTCCTGTGCTTCTTGTTTGATTTCACCGCCAAGGTCAAGTATACGGTCCATGAACTGTTCTACAAAGTCCATTTCTTCTTGAGCATGTCCTGCGTATTTGTCGCCTAAAGCCTGAAATCCTAATCCTGCAAATATTTTAGATTGGATTCTGTGTCCGAATGAGTTTGCAGATAATCCTGTTACAATAGCTTGTAATGCTTCTATGGTTTTTTCTTTATCAGCCATTATTTCACCTTTTTTGTAAAAATATTTTTACTTAAGAGTCTTAAGTACAATTGTAATTTATATTATTCAGAAATATAAGTTTAACGGTATTCAGCTGCACGTTCACAATAATCATATAACATTTTTTTAAGCTTCTCTTTATCTTCAGATGAATAATTTTCAAAAAACTGGGCTTCAAAATCAGCAATAAGATCCAGCAATGAAATAAGAACATCTCCACCTTTATCTGTCAGACTGAGAATTTTTTTACCTCTGTTATCCTTTACAACTTCACGCTTGACATATCCATTTTTTTCAAGCCTTTTGATAATTTGGGTGACATTCGATTCAGAAACGTATAATAAATCCGCCAGCTCCTTTTGGGAAATATTCTCATTGTAGTAAATATTGGAAAGATAAGTAAAATCTCTTCGAGTGATGTCCTTAAAGTTTTCCTTTAAAAAATTGTCATGAATAACATTAATGTAATTAATAAAATAAAAAACGGAAGTGGAGTCCAGCATATCCTCATCAAAATTCAAATCAACCATTATAAACACCTATCATCAATATAATAAAATATTGTATTTCAATTAATATAAATACTGCATTTGAAATTTAAAAAATTAAATATAATAACAACCATTCAATACTCTTTTAGAAATTTTTTTACACATTCCGCCACTTCATGAGGCTTTTCGTTGAGTATTGCATGTATAGTATCCGGAAAATTATCTTCAAGTATAAAATCTGATTTGACATGTTCTTTGATGTAGATAATAGCATCCATTGAGTATAGGGCAAAATCGGGTTTAATATATAAGAAAGGCACTGTTATATTATCTATTGCAGGGCGCTGGTCTGATTTGAAAAGTGAAAACCACAGGCTTGCCATTGTAAATGCATCTGATCCTTTTCTATACATTTCAATCATTTCATTTTCGTTTGATACATCAGCCAGTGATGGATTCATCAGATTTTTTGTGATATGCCAGTTTGCATTACCCACATCATCAAATATTCTGTCAAAATCATCCATAAAGTCATCATCACTCCACAAGCCCTGTCCGATGCCACCTTTCCAGTCATTATTTCTCATATAAGGAGACATGTCTGAAACTATGATTCTTTTAAGTTTCCCACAACCGAACTGATTGACATGACTGTAAATTGAAGCTCCACCCATTGAATGGCCAAACAGATTAATATCTGTCAAATCCAGAAAATCGATTAGTTCATTTAAGTCCTGACCCAACGCTTTAACGTTCATGTGCATGGCTGACCTGTCCGAATATCCATGTCCTCTTTGGTCATAGCAAATGATTCGATAGTCATCTTCAAATTCCTTGATGATTCTTTTAAAGTTTAAATGAGAACCGTTCAAGCCATGAGAGAAAAGTATTGCTTCACCTTCACCATAATCTTTATAATAAATTTTTGTTCCATCACTTACTGTTAAATAAGACATTGCAATCCCACAATAGATTATTTGATTTTAAAAATATATATCCTATGCTAAAAATTATATTATTTTTTGTTAATGCCATTATTAATATGAAATACAATTCATTAAAATTGCAAATTTAAAATTTACTTTTAATTTAAT encodes:
- a CDS encoding nitroreductase family protein; its protein translation is MDNMKIIKTRKSVRTFNGEKITPEDKEKLLNYTKTIENPYNIPVEFILLDREKDNLSSPVIEGEDTYIAAKVPQVKHCEEAYGYSFEKLILYAWNLGIGTTWIGGTLNRPLFEKAADTKDDEYIMIVTPIGYPSKTQSEVDVKLRESVGGDERLPSSNLFFENDFNTPLDSIEDCLDAVRWAPSAANRQPWRIVKENNNYHFYLEHTPGYSSSIGWDVQKIDLGIAICHFMFIKDGKFIIDKPDIKTNEFTEYIATISCGSID
- a CDS encoding MarR family winged helix-turn-helix transcriptional regulator, which gives rise to MVDLNFDEDMLDSTSVFYFINYINVIHDNFLKENFKDITRRDFTYLSNIYYNENISQKELADLLYVSESNVTQIIKRLEKNGYVKREVVKDNRGKKILSLTDKGGDVLISLLDLIADFEAQFFENYSSEDKEKLKKMLYDYCERAAEYR
- a CDS encoding alpha/beta fold hydrolase, coding for MSYLTVSDGTKIYYKDYGEGEAILFSHGLNGSHLNFKRIIKEFEDDYRIICYDQRGHGYSDRSAMHMNVKALGQDLNELIDFLDLTDINLFGHSMGGASIYSHVNQFGCGKLKRIIVSDMSPYMRNNDWKGGIGQGLWSDDDFMDDFDRIFDDVGNANWHITKNLMNPSLADVSNENEMIEMYRKGSDAFTMASLWFSLFKSDQRPAIDNITVPFLYIKPDFALYSMDAIIYIKEHVKSDFILEDNFPDTIHAILNEKPHEVAECVKKFLKEY
- a CDS encoding DUF2115 family protein, coding for MADEYLEMYDELSNLITDNNPITGNCVLEILKKYSSTISVFDMMEFTSHVMEENKYVQESYREEGQKSYIESFLLRIKDIMNDNNDYGEKIDQDPFGDAVETLKNHYQTGIHNSKPKPLLIFEIASIYSTFILKEPIHKVGTVFPGSLKVEKENDKFLCPVKDANIDTPNAVCNICLAEQLDF
- a CDS encoding bacterioferritin, whose protein sequence is MADKEKTIEALQAIVTGLSANSFGHRIQSKIFAGLGFQALGDKYAGHAQEEMDFVEQFMDRILDLGGEIKQEAQEAKPVYTDIIEFIEADYQVSVEGIAFLNEMMDSGIFDATTYDLMKVYLKDEEEDMYWSEQQIDLCKMIGKENYLTQLLINGPAGE
- a CDS encoding flavodoxin family protein; translation: MSKKIIAVNAGPRRGWNTDTLIDEAIEGAKSAGAEVEKFNLYRLEKYTGCISCFGCKKIKYKGHCIRRDGLTEVLDAIREADGLIIGSPNYLGDLTASFRALLERLVFQNLTYNAEVPCCNENPIPTLLIMTSNGPDDYYTELLDKYKTIFEMFVGPAEYFVSGETQQIKDYSKTDWEWYFNAEERYERHEKIFPKERKQAFEKGKELVL